GCACACCGTCGGAGGACTTCAGGCCAGCGCCCTTGGTCTCCTCGCGGATGATATCCATGCAGAGCTCGACGCATTCGTCGCAGATGAAGACGGTCGGTCCCGCGATCAGCTTGCGTACCTCGTGCTGGCTCTTGCCGCAGAAGCTGCAATACAGGGTGTTTTTGCTGTCGCCGCCGGAGTTCGTCGCCATGTCACACCTTTCCAGGCCTTGTGTTCGCATTGGTCGGGGCCGTTGCCCCGACGAGGCCTATCGTCTCTGCCAAGTCCGGAAAGTCTAGGACAGGCCTTTCCGGTCCACAATGTCAAAATTGCCGCGCGCGGGTCGGCGCGCGGCACGGGCGGCGGGTTACGCCGCGTCGGCGCTGCCGCGCTTCTCGACGATCTCGTCGATGAGGCCCCAGGCCTTGGCGTCCTCGGGCGACATGAAGTTGTCGCGCTCGAGCGCCCGCTCGACTTCCTCGAGGGTGCGGCCGCAGTGCTTCACGTAGATTTCGTTGAGCCGCTTCTTCAGCTTCAGCGTCTCTTCCGCGTGGATCATGATGTCGGTCGCCTGGCCCTGGTAGCCGCCCGAGGGCTGGTGCACCATGACGCGGCTGTTCGGCAGCGAGAAGCGCATGCCCGGCTCGCCAGCGGCAAGCAGCAGCGAGCCCATCGAGGCCGCCTGCCCGATCACCAGCGTCGAGACCTTGGGCTTGATGTACTGCATCGTGTCGTAGATCGACAGACCCGAGGTCACCACGCCGCCCGGGCTGTTGATGTACATCGAGATTTCCTTGCCCGGGTTCTCGGCCTCGAGGTGCAGCAGCTGCGCCACGATCAGCGAGGACATGCCGTCATGCACCGGGCCCGAGAGGAAGATGATACGCTCCTTCAGCAGCCGCGAGAAGATATCGTAGGCCCGCTCGCCACGGCTGGTCTGCTCGACGACCATGGGGACGAGGGTGTTCATGTATGTTTCAAATGGGTCTTTCATCTTCGCCTGCCTGCTCTGTCGTGTCCAAATGGTGCCTAGCGCGCGCGCGTTAAACGAGTCTTAGTGTCGGGCCAGAGGGGCTGCAAGGGCTGGCGCGCCAATTCCCCGGCTCATGCGTCGCCCCAGTCCTGTGGTGACGCGCAACTGTGTCGGCTGCATTCCAGCTCGAGCGTCACCTGCCGCAAGCCGAAGCGGCTCTGCATCTCCTCCTTCACCGCGCGCTTGATCCCGTCGGCGCGGGCCCAGGCGCCCTCATCGACCACAAGATGCGCCTGCAGCGCAGCGTTGTGCTCGTCGACCTGCCACAAGTGCGCCTTGTGCAGCCCCGCGACGCCGTCGATCGCCTGCGCCGCCTCCAGCACCTGCGCCGGCACCACGTCAAGCGGGCTGCCCAGCATCAGTACGCGGATCACCCCGCCGATCTCGGCAAAGGCCATCCACAGGATGTATCCGGCGATGAGCAGCGTCACCAGCGGGTCGATCCAGGTCCAGCCGAAATGCAGGATCAGCGTCCCCGCCAAGATCACCGCGAGCGAACCCATGGCGTCCGCCACGTTGTGCAGGAAGGCGGCGCGGATGTTCTGGCTGTCCTTCGACATCGAATAGGTCAACAGCGCGGTCACCACGTCGATCACCAGCGCGACGGCAGCAATGATCACCACCATCCAGCCCTGCACCGGCTCGGGCGAGAGAAACCGCAGGATCGCCTCGATCATCAGGTAGACGCCGATGACGATCAGCGTGGTGTAGTTGATCAGCGCCGCCACTGTCTCGGCACGGGCGTAGCCAAAGGGCATCTCGGCATTGGCCGGGCGGCGCGCGATCTTGCGCGCCAGCGCGGCGATGATCAGCGAGATCGCATCCGAGAAATTGTGCAGCGCGTCGGCGATCATCGCGAGGCTGCCCGAGAGGATGCCGCCCACCACTTGCGCGACGGTGAGCAGCATGTTCACGCCGACCGCGAGCGCCATGCGAAAATCGCCGGCCTCGGGGTCCACGTGATGATGATGGTGGTGATGGTGGTGACTCATGCGGGCATCAGGCGCTCGTACGCCGGGAAGGTCAATAGGGGCGGCAGGATACAGACGGCGCGGAGGCAACCGGCGCCCTGTCCATTCGCGGGATCGGAGGGAGTGAGGGTCGTCAGGCCGTCAGCCTGTCAGAGCACAGCGTCGCGGGATTCGGGCTCCGCATGCTGGAGCGTGCGGGTGATATCGTAGCCAGGCCGCTCGGCGTGCTCGTTCTTCGGGAACAGCCCCAGCGCCGCAGACAGCGACAGCAGGGCGGCGGCGCAGAGAATCCAGTGGCGAAAGCTCATCGGGACGTCCTTCTTCTTGCCTGTTTGTACGGGGCGCTGGCATTTCATATGGGGCGCTCTGCGGCGCGATCCACCCGACTATGCAGCAACGCCGGGTCAAGCCGGGCTCACGATCCTGCGAGGAGACGGCACAACGGCATGTTTCCGCGCGACAAAAAAACGGCCCCCGGGCGGGAGCCGTTCACAGGCGCGGGACGGGGCCGGTCGGCTCAGCTCATCTCGCGCAGGCGCGCGACGTAGCGGGCCATGGTGTCGATCTCGAGATTGACCTTGTCGCCCAGCTTCACGCCACCCCAGGTGGTCACTTCCTTGGTGTGCGGGATGAAGTTGATGCCGAAGGTGGTGCCCTGCACCTCGTTGACGGTCAGCGAGGTGCCGTTGAGCGCCACCGAGCCCTTGGGCGCGATGAACTTCGCCAGCTCGTCCGGCGCGCGCAGCTGTACGCGGGTGCTGTCGCCCTCGTCCTGGATCGAGACCACCTCGGCCAGCCCGTCCACATGGCCCGACACGATGTGCCCGCCCAGCTCGTCGCCGACCTTCAGCGCCCGCTCGAGATTGACCCGCTTGCCGGGTTCCCAGGATCCGAGGTTGGTCTTGGACAGGGTCTCGGCGCTGATCTGCACGTCGAACCAGTCCTCGCCCAAAGTGACCACGGTCAGGCAGACACCGTCGCAGGCGATGGAGGCGCCGATTTCGATGCCCGCGGTGTCATAGGCGGTGCCGATGCGCGCGGTCAGGTCGCCCGCCTGTTCGAGCGCCCGGATTTCCCCCATGTCGGTGACGATGCCGGTGAACATCTGCAAATCCTCTCGACGGCCCCGAGCGCCATAGTTCTCTGGTCACGGGCCTTATTTTGGTCAAATACTGCCGCTAGGGAGGGCCATCGGGCCGGAGAGCCGGACGCCAACCCCTTACGAGTAGGCCGATCCTTAACGAGTGCCCATGTCCAAGGCAACCGCAGACCAGCCAGCAGCGCCACCGCGCCGTGTCTTCCTCTTCCTGCAGGGGCCGCACGGTCCGTTCTTTCATCGTCTCGGCGCCATGTTGCGCCGCACCGGGGCCGAGGTCTGGCGGGTCGGATTCAATGCCGGAGACCGCGCGTTCTGGTTCCACGGCGAGAGCTACCTGCCCTTCAACGGCACTCCCGAGGACTGGCCCGCACGCATCGCCGCCCTGCTCGCCGAGAAGCGTGTCACCGACCTCGTGCTTTACGGCGACACGCGCGGCATCCACGCCGAGGCGGTGACCGAGGCGCGTCGGCGCGGGCTGCGTGTCCATGTCTTCGAGGAAGGCTACATGCGCCCCTACTGGGTGACCTACGAACGCGGCGGCGCCAATGGGCATTCGCGGCTGATGCAGATGGACGTGGCGGACATGCGCGCCGCGCTGGCACGCTCCGACATGGAAGCCCCCCTGCCCCCCGGCCACTGGGGCGACATGCGCCAGCACATCTTCTATGGCGCGCTCTACCATTGGTTCGTGATGTTCCGAAACGGCGACTATCGCAACTTCCGCGCCCATCGCGACCTGCCCGTCGCGCGCGAGTTCCAACTCTACCTGAAACGTCTGCTGACGATGCCGCTGACCCGGGTCGAACGCTTTCTCGAGACTCTGCAGATCCGCCGCGGCGGCTACCCCTACCACCTCGTGCTGCTGCAGCTCGAGCACGACTCCAGCTTCCGCAAGCATTCGCCGTTTGCCAGCATGGGCGAGTTCGTCGACCTCGTGCTGGACGGCTTCGCCGAAGGCGCGCCGGGCCATCATCACCTGGTGTTCAAGGCCCACCCTCTTGAGAATGGCCAGCTGCCGCTGCGCCGCATGATCGCCGAGGCCGCGCGCCGGCTCGGCATCGCCGACCGGGTGCATTTCGTCCCCGGCGGCAAGCTGGCAAGGCTTCTCGACGACGCGCGCAGCGCGGTGACGGTGAATTCAACCGCCGGACAGCAGGTGCTCTGGCGCGGCATTCCGCTCAGGACCTTCGGCCGCGCGGTCTATGCCAAGCCCGAGTTCGTCTCTGATCAGCCGCTGCCCGAGTTCTTCGCCTTGCCGACCCGCCCAGACAGCCGCGCCTACAAGGACTACCGGCGGTATCTGCTTGAAACCAGCCAAGTTCCCGGTGGCTTCTACGCGTCGCGCGGGCGCAGACAACTTCTGCGGCAGGTGGTCGACATGATGCTCTCCCCTCACGATCCTTACGACGCGCTGCGCAACGGGACCGCGGCGCCTCGGCAACAGTTGCGGCTGGTCCGCTGAGCCCGCGCCAAGGCCGGACTCGCTTTTGAAACCGCATTTCCGTACCTTACGCAAAAAACCTGAGGCAGATAAGAACAGGTCGAGGAGACCGAGCCGTGAAACAGTCCCGCTCCCGATGGGCGAAATCCGCCGCCCTTCTGGCCGCAGTGTCGATTCTGGCATCCTGCGCCCTGCCCCGCGTCGGTCCCAACAAGGATGAAATCTACTCCGGTTCCGTGCAGCGCGAAGGCGATGCCTTCATCGTTTCGGTCAACGACCGGGTGACCCGCGCCACCGCCGTCGTGCCTGCACTCGGCTTCTCCGACCAGTTCCAGGGCGCAGGCCTCGTCGGCTCCGACACCATCCAGCCCGGCGACACGCTCGGCCTGACGATCTGGGAGAACGTCGACGACGGGCTGCTGGCCGCTGCCGAAACCAATGCCACCGCGCTCGAAGAGGTGCAGGTCGACGGCTCGGGCTTCATCTTCGTGCCCTACGCCGGCCGCATAAGGGCCTCGGGCAACTCGCCCGAGACCGTGCGCCGGATCATCACCGAGAAGCTGCAGGATCAGACCCCCGACCCGCAGGTCGAGGTGCGCCGCCTTGCCGGTGACGGCTCGACCGTCAGTCTGGTCGGCGCCGTGGGCGGTCAGGGCGTCTACGCCATCGAGCGCCCGACCCGGACGCTTTCGTCGATGCTGGCCCGCGCTGGCGGCATCACCATCCAGCCCGAGATCGCCCAGATCACCGTGCTGCGTGGCGGCAACCAGGGCAAGATCTGGTTCCAGGATCTCTACAAGAACCCGCGCTACGACATCGCCCTGCGCGGCGGCGACCGCATCCTCGTCGAGGAGGACACCCGCGCCTTCACCGCGCTCGGCGCCACCGGCACCCAGGCCCGCGTGCCCTTCGAGACGCAGACGCTTTCGGCCGTCGAGGCGATCGCCCAGGTCGGCGGCCTCGTGCCCTCGGCCTCGGACCCGACCGGCGTGTTCATCTTCCGCAACGAGCCCGCCGACATCGCCAACCAGGTGCTCGGTCGCAGCGACCTGATCGGGGCGCAGCGCATGGTCTACGTGCTCGACCTGACCAAGCCCAACGGCATGTTCATGGCGCGCGACTTCGTGGTGCGCGACCAGGACACGCTTTACGTCACCGAGGCGCCCTATGCCCAATGGAGCAAGGCGATCACCTCGCTCACCGGCACGCTGACCGCCATCGCAACCGTCTCGACCGTCCGCGACGCGGTGACCAACTGATCAAGGACACGGCCCTGAATAATCATAACGAGGGACAGGGCAGCGCCGGGGGAGAAATCCCCCGGCGTCTCTATGTCTACACCGGCGGTTTCCTGACCCAGCGCCGGCTGCGGCGGATGCTGGCGCTGGCTGGCTGGGAGGTATCCCTGGGCCTCCCCTCGGCGCAGGATCACGTCGGCGTCTGGGGCCAGTCTCCCTACGCCGCGCGCGGCGAGGCGATGGCGGCACGCTACGGGGCACCGCTGCTGCGGATCGAGGACGCCTTCCTGCGCTCGCTGCACCCGGGCCGCAAGGGACAGCCCCCGCTCGGGCTGCTGCTCGACCGTACCGGCGTGCATTTCGACGCCAGCGCGCCTTCGGACCTGGAGACCCTGCTGGCCACCCATCCGCTCGACGATCACGCTCTGCTCTCGCGCGCCCGCGGCGGCATTGCCCGGATGCGCGCGGCGCATCTAACCAAGTACAGCGGCTTCGACCCCGGGCAGCCGGTGCCCGAGCCCGGCTACGTGCTGGTCATCGACCAGACGCAGGGCGACGCCTCGGTCCGCGCCTCGGGCGGCGACCGCAACCGCTTTCTCGAGATGCTCTACTGGGCGCAGGAGGAAAACCCCGGCGCCCGCATCGTGATCAAGACCCATCCAGAGACCGCGCAGGGGCTGCGACCGGGGCATTTCACCCAAATGGACGCACAAGGGCGGGTCAGCCTCTGCACCGATCCCGTCTCTCCCTGGGCGCTGCTCGAGGGGGCTGTGGCGGTCTACACGCTCAGCTCGCAGATGGGCTTCGAGGCGATCCTTGCCGGACATCGCCCCCGCGTCTTCGGCACGCCCTTCTATGCAGGATGGGGGCTGACGCAGGACGAGATGCCGCTGCCGCGCCGGAACCGCAGCCTTACCCGCGCGCAGCTCTTTGCCGCGGCGATGATCCTCTATCCCACCTGGTACGATCCCTGCCACGACACGCTCTGCCCCTTCGAGGACGCGCTCGGCGCGCTCGAGGCGCAGACCAGGGCGTGGCGCGAGGACCGGCAAGGCTGGGTCGCCTCGGGCATGAAGCTGTGGAAACGGCGGGCGTTGCAGGGCTTCTTTGGCGGGCAGAAAGCGATGGTCTTTGCCGAAGGCGCCGCCGCCGACGGCAAGTCTGCACAAACCGGCCGGCGCCGCATGACCTGGGCGGGCAAGGCCGAGGGGAACGTGGTGCGGGTCGAGGACGGCTTCCTGCGCTCGCGCGGGCTCGGGGCCGAGCTGGTTCCGCCGCTGTCGCTGGTGCTCGACGATCTGGGCATCTACTACGATCCGACCCGGCCTTCGCGGCTGGAAACGATCCTCGCGAAAGCGCCCGAGCTGCGCCCCGACCAGCAGGACCGCACGCAGCGGCTCATCGCGCGGCTCACCGGCGCGGGGCTGACCAAATACAACCTCGGAACGCCGCCCCCGGCCCTGCCTGACGGGCATCGCATCCTCGTGGTCGGGCAGGTCGAGGACGATGCCTCGATCCGCCTCGGCAGCCCCGACATGCAAAGCAACGCCGCGCTGCTCGCCCGCACCCGCGCCGAGAACCCCGAGGCCGTTCTGCTGTGGAAGCCGCACCCCGATGTCAGCGCCCGGCTGCGCAAGGGCGCTGTCGCGCAGCCCGAGAGGTGGGCCGACCTGACGGTCGAGGGCACGGACATGGGAGCTCTGCTGGGACAGGTGCAGGAGGTCTGGACGATGACGTCGCTTTCCGGCTTCGAGGCGCTGCTGCGCGGGGTTCCCGTCACGACGCTCGGCGCGCCGTTCTACGCCGGATGGGGGCTGACGCGCGACCTCGGGCCGGTCCCGGCGCGCCGCCTGTCCGGACAGCGGCCCACGCTCGAGGCGCTGGTCCACGCCACCCTCATCTCCTACCCGCGGTACCGCGATCCGGTGAGCGGCCTGCCCTGCACGGCAGAGGTCGTCGCGGAGAGGCTGGAGCACGGTGCGATCCCGCACCCCGGCCTGCCCAACCGGCTGCTGTCGAAACTTCAGGGGCTGCTTGCCTCGCAGGCGCATTTCTGGCGCTGACACGCCGGGGGCCGCCTTGGGCGCTCAGCGCCGCCCGCGCAGCGCCCCGAGGCTCGCGGTGACCGCAAAGATCAGCGTTGCCGCGCAAACCATGCTCGGTCCGGCGGGCGTGTCGAAGAGCAGCGCGCCCTCGAGCCCGGCCAATGCAGAAACCCCACCGATCCCCGCCGCCATCAGCGCCATCGCCTCGGGCGTGCGCGCAAAGGGCCGGGCCGCCGCCGCCGGGATGAGGAGCATCGCCCCGATCAAGAGCACGCCCACCACCTTGATGGCCACCGCCACGGTCAGCGCCAGCGCCACGGTCAGCACCCGGCTTTCCAGTCGCGGGTCGATGCCGCTGGCATGGGCAAGGTCGGGCGAGAGCGTCGCGGTCAGCAGCGCCTGCCAGCGCCAGAGCAGCAGCGCCAGCACGAGCGCCGCCCCGCCCCAGATCACCAGCAAATCGCTCTTGGTGACCGCGAGGATGTCACCGAAGAGATAGGCCGAAAGGTCGAGCCGCGCGCCCGGTACGAAGGTGATCGCCACGAGGCCGATCGCCAGCGCACCATGCGCCAGCACACCAAGCACCGTGTCGATCCCGAGCCCGCGCTCGCTCAACGCGCCCACGAGCACCGCCATGACCAGCGCCACGAAGAGCGTCCCGGCAAAGACCGGCAGCGAGAGGGCCAGCGAGAGCGCCACGCCAAGGATCGCCGCGTGGGCCGTGGCATCGCCGAAGTTGGCCATGCGCCGCCACGATACGAAGCAGCCGAGGGGTGCCGCCGCCAAGGCAAGGCCGAGCCCCGCCAGCGCCGCGCGTACAAGGAAATCGTCCAGCATCAGTGCCCGTGCCCTGCGTGATCGTGGTGGGAATGGTCATGCGCATGGTCATGGGCATGATCGTGCGTATGCGTGTGCTCGTGTCGGTAGAGCGCCAGCGCACCATGGGTGCCGGTGCCGAAAAGCGCCCGGTACTCCGCCGCCTGCGCCACCGTCTCGGGGTGGCCCTGGCAACAGACATGGCCGTTGAGGCAGACCACGCGGTCCGAGGCGCTCATCACCACGTGCAGCTCGTGGCTGACCATCACCACCGCGCAGCCGAGCCGCGCGCGGATCTGCTCGATCTGCCGGTAGAAAGCCGCCGAGCCCGGCTGGTCGAGCCCCTGCGTCGGCTCGTCGAGCAGCAGCACCTCGGGCTTGCCGAGGATCGCCCGCGCCAGCAGCACGCGCTGGAACTGCCCGCCCGAGAGCCCCGACATGGGCCGCTCCTCCAGCGCCCCGGCCCCAGCCTCTTCCAGCGCCGCACGGCCCTCGGCGCGGCTGATCCGCTGCGGCAGAGACAGGAACCGCGCCACGGTCAGCGGGAGCGTCGCGTCGATCTGCAGCTTTTGCGGCACGTAGCCGAGCCGGAGCCCCGGCTTGCGCGTCACCTTGCCCGCCTGCGGCCGGACCGCGCCGATCAGCGTGCGCAGCAGCGTCGACTTGCCCGAGCCGTTCGGCCCGACGATCGTAACGATCTCTCCGGGGTCTACGTGGAAATCGACACCCTGCAGCACCGGATGCTCGCCCAGCGTGACCTGCAGGCCAAGCGCCTCGATAAGCGTCATGCGGCCGCTCCGCGGCAGTGCGGGCAGAGCCCCTCGGCCTCGACCACCATCCGCTCGAGCGCGAAATCCAGCTCCTCGGCCGCGGCCTTCACCGCCTCGCCAATCCCCTGCGAGCGCATTTCGGCCACCAGTCCGCAGGCGCTGCAGAGCAGGAAGGCCGGCTTGTGCCGCTCGCCGGGATGGGCGCAGGCGACAAAGGCGTTCAGCCGCTCGATCTTGTGGGCAAAGCCGTTGCTGACGAGGAAGTCCAGGGCCCGATACACCGTCGGCGGCTGCGCCGGCTGACCGTCATCCCGCATGGCATCGAGCAGCTCGTAGGCCCCCATCGCCTTGTGCTTACGCAGCAAGAGCTCGAGCACCCGGCGGCGCTGCTTGGTCAGCGACAACCCCTCGCGGGCGCAGGTGTCTTCCGCCGCCTGCAGGGCGCTCTCGCGGCAATGCGCGTGGTTGTGCGGGGTGAACCCAAGAGGATCGGTATGCTCTGTCATGTCGTCTGCCCTGATGCCTGACATCTCGCCCCCGGAGCGGGACCGCGGTGGATGGGGGTTGATATGTTATAGTGTTGCCGATATCAACCCCACCTGTTGTTACTTTATAACACATCTTGATTCCCGACCGTCACGTAAGAGGCCCCGATGTACCGCTCCCTCCTCCCCGCCCTTCTGCTCGCCAGCCCCGCTTTCGCCGAGGTGCCCAAGGTGGTCACCGACATCGCCCCCGTGCAGGGGCTGGTGGCCAGCGTGATGGGCGACCTCGGCACACCGGACCTGCTGATCCCCGCCAGCGCCTCGCCGCACAGCCATGCGCTGAAACCCTCCGAGGCGCGCGCGCTGCAGCAGGCCGACCTGGTCTTCTGGATCGGCGAGGAGCTGAGCCCGGACCTCGCCCGCAAGATCGACTCCATCGCGCAGGCGGGCAGCGCGGTCTCGCTCTTCGACCTGCCCGGCACCCGGCACCTCGCGGCGCGCAACGACGTGCTTTTCGCCGAGCCCGGTGCGCAGGGGGATCATGACCACGGCGGGCACGACGAGGAGGCGCACGATCACGACGCGCATGACGATCACGGTCATGGCGAACACAGTCACGACGACCATGCGCACGAGGACCATCACGACCATGGTCACGAGGCGGGCGGACACCACCACGAGGGCGACGACCCGCACGCCTGGCTCTCGGTCGACAATGCCGCGACTTGGCTGACCGCGATTGCCGAGAGCCTTGCGGCGCAGGATCCCGAGAACGCCCAGACCTACGCCGCCAACGCCGAGGCCGCGCAAGCCCGCATCGCCGAGGCCCGCGCCGCCGCCGAAGCCACGCTCGCGCCGGTGAAGGACAACCATTTCGTCGTCTTCCACGACGCCTTCCAGTACTACGAGGACAGCTTCGGGCTGACCGTGCTGGGTGCGATCTCGCTCTCGGATGCCACCACCCCCAGCCCGGCCCGCCTCGACGCGCTGCGCGACGCGCTGAGCGGCGCGGCTGCGGCCTGCGTCTTTGCCGAGCCGCAGTTCGACCCGCGCCTCATCGCGGCGGTGACCGAAGGCGCGGGCACCCCGGTGGCCGAGATTGACCCGCTCGGTGCCACGCTCGAAGCCGGCCCCGGCTTCTACCCGGCGCTGATCGAGGACATGGCGCAGCGCATCGCGGATTGCGCCGCTCAATAAGCTCTACCCCGACATCCCGCTGCGCGACGCCTCTTTGCCTTGATGGCAAAGGGGCTTTTCCTTGCCGCATTTCCCGACTAATTAGCTTGGATAAAGGACGCGGGCGCCGCGTCGCCGGGGTTTGCCACTCTCAGACCTTGCGGAACTCACGGCGCCACAGCCGCGCAAGGAAACCGGATGACCACGCCCCTCGCCTCTCTCAGCCGCCGCGGCTTCCTTGCCGGGGCCGCCAGCCTGCTCGCAGCCCCGAAGCTGCATGCCGCCGAGGAGCTGCGCTTTGCGCATGCCTATGGCGAGACGGTCCTCGCCGCGCCGGCGAGACGCGTCGTCTCGCTGGGCTACACCACGCAGGACAGTCTCTTGGCGCTCGGCATCGTGCCGCAGGCGATCCGCTACTGGTACGGCGATCACCCCTATGGTGTCTGGCCCTGGGCGCAGCCGCTGCTCGGCGACGGGCAGCCGATGCTGATGACCGGCGAGGTGTCGATCGAGACCGTCGCCAGCCTCGCCCCCGATCTTATCGTCGGCATCGGCTCGGGCATCTCCGAGGCCGAATACGCGCTCTTGTCGCAGATCGCCCCGGTTTTGATGCAGGCGCCCGAATTCACCACCTACGGCATGCCCTGGGACGCCGAGCTGCGCATGCTCGCCCGCGCCACCGGCACCTCGGAACGCGCCGAGGCGCTGGTCGCCGACCTGCACGGCCGCTTCGAGGCTCTGCGTGCCCGGCACCCCGACTGGCAGGGCCAAACCGCCGTCTGCGCCTGGCACGAGGGCGGGCAGACCAGCGCCTTCCTCGACGGCGACAGCCGCGCGCAGGTGCTGCGCGAGATGGGCTTCCGCCTGCCCGAGGCGCTGGCGCAGATGCAGGGGACCGACGACTTCTACACCGCGCTCTCGCCCGAGGACCTCTCGCCCATCGACGCCGACCTGCTGCTGTGGATCTCGGACGGTGGACAGGCTGACGATCTCGCCGCGCTCGCCATGCGCCGCACCCTGCGCGCCAACGCCGAGGGGCGCGAGGCCTTCTGCGACGCGCTGCTCTCGGGCGCGCTCTCCTTCGGCAGCGTGCTGTCGGTGCCCTATGCGCTGAAGCGGCTCGAGCCCGAGATCAGTGCCGCCCTCGACGGCGATCCGAAAACCGTGGTGCCGAGCGCCTCCGAGGCCGGCCTGCTCTGATGCTCCGCCTGCTCGGTCTTTTCACGCTGCTGGCACTGGCGCTCGCGCTCGCCCTTTCGGTGGGCGCCCGGCCGGTGACGCCCGCTGTGGCGCTGGAGGCCCTGCGGGCCTACGATCCGACCAACCCCGCGCATGTGACCCTTATGGCGATCCGCCTGCCCCGCCTTGCGGCAGGGCTGATCGCGGGCGGCGCGCTCGGCCTCGCCGGCACCGTCATGCAGGTGATGACCCGCAACCCGTTGGCCGACCCCGGACTGCTCGGGGTGAACGCCGGGGCCGCCTTCGCGCTGCTCATCGGGGCGACTGCCCTGGGCACCTCGGACGCCACCTCGGTGGCGCTGCTGACTTTCCCCGGGGCGGCGCTCGCCTCGGCGCTGGTGTTCACCCTTGGAGGCGGGCTGCGCGGCGACGTGGGGCCGGTGCGGCTGACCTTGGCGGGCGCGGCGCTGAACGCGCTGCTGCTGTCGCTGGTCACCGCCATCGTGCTCATCCGGCAGGACACGCTCGACATGTTCCGCTTCTGGGTCGCCGGATCGCTGACCCAGGCCGCCAGCCGCCCACTCATGGAAATGGCGCTGATCGCCGCAGCCGGGGGGATCCTGGCGCTGGCCATCGCCCCGCAGATCGAGGCGCTCTCGCTAGGCTCGGCGCTGTCGCGCAGTCTTGGCACCAAGCCCCGCCGGGTGCAGGCGGCGGCGCTGGCGGTGGTGACGCTTTGCACCGGGGCGGCCGTGGCGGTCGCCGGGCCGATCGCCTTCCTCGGCCTCATGGTGCCGCCGCTCGCCCGGCGCGTCGCCGGCCACGCGCTGCGCCGCGAACTCCTCGCCTCCGCCCTGCTGGGCGCGGCACTGCTGCTCTTTGCCGACACGCTGGGCCGGGTGGTGATGCCGCCCGCCGAGGTCCGGGCGGGCATCATGACGGCACTGATCGGCGGGCCGATCTTCCTCTGGGTGGCACGGCGCCTGCGCCCCGGGGCCACCGCATGAAGGGGGCTCTGACGCTCTGCCTGCTGCTGCTCTGCGCGACGCTGGCGGCACTGATGCTGGGGCCGGTGCAGCTGAGCCCCGCCCTGCTCTGGCAGGGGCTGCGCACTGGCGAGGGCCCCGGCGCGCTGGTGCTGGGCACGATCCGCGGCCCTCGGGTCGTCACGGCGCTGGGTGCCGGGGCGGTTCTGGGCCTCTCGGGCGCGCTTTTCCAAGCGCTCTTCCGCAACCCGCTGGCGGCGCCGGACATCATGGGGTTCACCGCGGGCGCGGGGCTGACCATCATCGCCGCCATTGCGCTCGGCCTCACCCTGCCGCCGCCGCTGTTGGCAGCGGGCGGCGGTCTGGCGGCGGCGCTGCTGGTCGCGCTGCTCTCGCAGCGCAGGGGCCAAGCGACGCCGCCGCTGACGATGATCCTGGTCGGGCTCGGAATCGGCTTCATCGCCTCGGCGCTGTCGAGCTT
The sequence above is a segment of the Alloyangia pacifica genome. Coding sequences within it:
- a CDS encoding riboflavin synthase: MFTGIVTDMGEIRALEQAGDLTARIGTAYDTAGIEIGASIACDGVCLTVVTLGEDWFDVQISAETLSKTNLGSWEPGKRVNLERALKVGDELGGHIVSGHVDGLAEVVSIQDEGDSTRVQLRAPDELAKFIAPKGSVALNGTSLTVNEVQGTTFGINFIPHTKEVTTWGGVKLGDKVNLEIDTMARYVARLREMS
- a CDS encoding ATP-dependent Clp protease proteolytic subunit encodes the protein MKDPFETYMNTLVPMVVEQTSRGERAYDIFSRLLKERIIFLSGPVHDGMSSLIVAQLLHLEAENPGKEISMYINSPGGVVTSGLSIYDTMQYIKPKVSTLVIGQAASMGSLLLAAGEPGMRFSLPNSRVMVHQPSGGYQGQATDIMIHAEETLKLKKRLNEIYVKHCGRTLEEVERALERDNFMSPEDAKAWGLIDEIVEKRGSADAA
- a CDS encoding polysaccharide biosynthesis/export family protein; its protein translation is MKQSRSRWAKSAALLAAVSILASCALPRVGPNKDEIYSGSVQREGDAFIVSVNDRVTRATAVVPALGFSDQFQGAGLVGSDTIQPGDTLGLTIWENVDDGLLAAAETNATALEEVQVDGSGFIFVPYAGRIRASGNSPETVRRIITEKLQDQTPDPQVEVRRLAGDGSTVSLVGAVGGQGVYAIERPTRTLSSMLARAGGITIQPEIAQITVLRGGNQGKIWFQDLYKNPRYDIALRGGDRILVEEDTRAFTALGATGTQARVPFETQTLSAVEAIAQVGGLVPSASDPTGVFIFRNEPADIANQVLGRSDLIGAQRMVYVLDLTKPNGMFMARDFVVRDQDTLYVTEAPYAQWSKAITSLTGTLTAIATVSTVRDAVTN
- a CDS encoding capsule biosynthesis protein; its protein translation is MSKATADQPAAPPRRVFLFLQGPHGPFFHRLGAMLRRTGAEVWRVGFNAGDRAFWFHGESYLPFNGTPEDWPARIAALLAEKRVTDLVLYGDTRGIHAEAVTEARRRGLRVHVFEEGYMRPYWVTYERGGANGHSRLMQMDVADMRAALARSDMEAPLPPGHWGDMRQHIFYGALYHWFVMFRNGDYRNFRAHRDLPVAREFQLYLKRLLTMPLTRVERFLETLQIRRGGYPYHLVLLQLEHDSSFRKHSPFASMGEFVDLVLDGFAEGAPGHHHLVFKAHPLENGQLPLRRMIAEAARRLGIADRVHFVPGGKLARLLDDARSAVTVNSTAGQQVLWRGIPLRTFGRAVYAKPEFVSDQPLPEFFALPTRPDSRAYKDYRRYLLETSQVPGGFYASRGRRQLLRQVVDMMLSPHDPYDALRNGTAAPRQQLRLVR
- a CDS encoding cation diffusion facilitator family transporter, which produces MSHHHHHHHHHVDPEAGDFRMALAVGVNMLLTVAQVVGGILSGSLAMIADALHNFSDAISLIIAALARKIARRPANAEMPFGYARAETVAALINYTTLIVIGVYLMIEAILRFLSPEPVQGWMVVIIAAVALVIDVVTALLTYSMSKDSQNIRAAFLHNVADAMGSLAVILAGTLILHFGWTWIDPLVTLLIAGYILWMAFAEIGGVIRVLMLGSPLDVVPAQVLEAAQAIDGVAGLHKAHLWQVDEHNAALQAHLVVDEGAWARADGIKRAVKEEMQSRFGLRQVTLELECSRHSCASPQDWGDA